The Spirosoma radiotolerans genome has a window encoding:
- a CDS encoding helix-turn-helix domain-containing protein: MNHIAIKIRKLREIHGYPQEYVAFQLGVSQAAYSKKETGRTELSLTVLQQVTSLYGISLIDLLSLPLNDLIIAVLQQDKKVQ, from the coding sequence ATGAACCACATTGCTATCAAAATCCGCAAACTCCGGGAAATCCACGGCTATCCCCAGGAATACGTCGCCTTTCAGTTAGGCGTTAGCCAGGCCGCTTATAGTAAAAAGGAAACCGGTCGGACAGAGCTATCTCTGACCGTTCTGCAACAGGTAACCTCTTTGTACGGCATTAGCCTCATTGACCTGCTTAGCCTGCCACTTAACGACTTGATTATTGCGGTTTTGCAACAGGATAAAAAGGTGCAGTAG
- a CDS encoding ABC transporter ATP-binding protein yields the protein MKLLIDKLTKTYQNGQSAGSIRALNGVSLTIEPGLFGLLGPNGAGKSSLMRTIATLQLPDEGRVVLQDVDGQDIDAVRQPDELRRVLGYLPQDFGVYPRIDAITLLNHLAVLKGIHNRAERKETVETLLHRVNLWDVRKNNLSGYSGGMRQRFGIAQALLGNPKLIIVDEPTAGLDPTERNRFLNLLAGLGQEAIVILSTHIVEDVQELCRRMAIVNKGQVLLTGHPLEAMARLKGQIWKKSVRPQDVELMQQMHTVINERMIAGEPVIYVYAPSMPGYGFVPVEAGLEEVYFTEITGARNHNRSRPIETASVA from the coding sequence ATGAAATTACTAATCGATAAATTGACCAAGACATACCAAAACGGCCAGTCTGCTGGTTCGATTCGTGCCCTGAACGGCGTATCGTTAACGATCGAACCAGGGTTGTTTGGGCTGCTTGGCCCGAACGGAGCCGGTAAATCAAGTTTAATGCGCACGATTGCTACCTTACAATTGCCCGACGAAGGACGAGTGGTTTTGCAGGATGTTGATGGTCAGGATATTGACGCTGTTCGCCAACCCGATGAATTACGCCGGGTACTGGGTTATTTGCCCCAGGATTTCGGGGTTTATCCGCGCATCGATGCCATAACCCTGCTGAATCACTTGGCGGTGTTGAAAGGTATTCATAACCGCGCCGAACGTAAAGAGACGGTCGAAACGCTGCTCCATCGCGTTAACCTGTGGGACGTTCGGAAGAACAACCTGAGTGGTTATTCGGGTGGTATGCGCCAGCGGTTCGGGATTGCTCAGGCGCTGTTGGGGAATCCTAAATTGATCATTGTCGATGAACCTACGGCGGGACTGGACCCCACCGAACGGAACCGGTTCCTAAATCTGCTGGCTGGGCTGGGTCAGGAAGCCATCGTCATTTTATCGACCCATATCGTCGAAGATGTGCAGGAACTGTGCCGCCGGATGGCGATTGTCAATAAAGGCCAGGTTCTGCTGACGGGTCATCCGCTCGAGGCCATGGCCCGGCTCAAGGGCCAGATCTGGAAGAAGTCTGTGCGTCCTCAGGATGTAGAGTTGATGCAGCAGATGCATACAGTCATCAACGAGCGCATGATTGCCGGCGAACCAGTCATCTACGTCTACGCTCCATCTATGCCTGGATACGGCTTTGTTCCCGTTGAGGCCGGGTTGGAAGAAGTTTATTTTACAGAAATAACCGGTGCCAGAAATCACAATCGTTCCCGGCCAATTGAGACCGCGTCGGTTGCCTAA
- a CDS encoding ABC transporter permease/M1 family aminopeptidase, with product MNWLSILRFEFTYRRNRPATYLFFALLLGVSFATVATDLIQGLSGGAIKDNATMVVARISLVLFMLMGVLISSAIMGVSVVRDFECRIDALFFTKPIRRWEFLTGRYLGAMLVLLVTLAAIPLGLMLGEVAPWRNADRLLPFKAATYWQPYWMIIVPNALIVGSIFFTVGALSRKMLVVFTQGMVFLMLYLLSGTLLSQMDRRETAALLDPFGLRAVGYSTQYWSISQQNNQLLPLSDMLLWNRLLWVGIAGLALLATYRFFSYQPTNGLLKRKKETQKRADLNASALRRPLAQVRRSFGQGAWFSNLGHLTLFYAKVVMKDLPFLALCIGGLGMFLFSALDNAGGWYGSRTLPTTYVMLSKMGLFTGLFLFILMILYVGDLIWKERDVRINLISDALPVPNWVPLLSKYLGLGLAFFLMITLAVGLGMLMQVIRGGGALIDLSVYAKSLYGGSLLSLLTFMLLGFFIHTLVNNKFAGHALLVLFFVALGVLSYLGIEHRLLLFDSASLGTYSDMNGYGHQVAPFAWTTLYWSAFGALLFAGAVVLSVRGSEELLKLRLLMGRHQLTRPVLTVGLMMLVVFISSGSYVYYNTNVLNEYKNSKAAEAELSRYEKTLKKFADLPQPRLTRVTINVDLFPETRDFAATGWYILKNKTARPIPEIHLQTYDADEMQVKQLRLSVPNRVDDRYVADFAYHIYHLDRSLQPGDSVRLDFDVLYRTRGFKNGRANIDIVQNGTFFTNDYFPSIGYNERYELKDDDKRKDNGLKPTERMRAQNDPTGRRQSVFGDDADQIRFAMTISTTPEQTAIAPGYLRKEWTKTGPDGKPRRYFNYQMDSSIANFYSIVSAHYLVKKEQYAGSSGKPVSLEIYYHPGHTHNLDRMMRALKASLDYYQANYGPFQHRQLRIMEFPRYRGYAQSFANTIPFGEDMGFVADIDDTKDIDMPFFVTAHETAHQWWGHQVTEANVKGSAMLSESLAEYSALMVMKQHYPNERMQAFLGYELDYYLRGRQAETRKEQPLSQCENQSYIHYNKGALVLYALQDQLGEGPINQALQNYRNRWNTARVAKTGIYPTAADLTAELRAVTPDSLRGLLDDWVNAITLYELKTDQVAAKPVGKSYDVTLTVDAQKVRADSLGNETPRPLNEWIWVGVYAPKAKGNQPEKLLYYQRHHIMKSRQTITVRVDQKPERAGIDPLNLLIDRHPKDNIKSLDL from the coding sequence ATGAACTGGTTATCCATTCTCCGCTTCGAGTTCACCTACCGCCGAAACCGCCCGGCAACGTACTTGTTTTTTGCGCTACTGCTGGGCGTTAGCTTCGCCACCGTTGCTACCGACCTGATTCAGGGATTATCGGGCGGAGCTATTAAAGATAATGCAACTATGGTGGTGGCGCGCATCAGCCTGGTTCTGTTCATGCTGATGGGCGTCCTCATTAGTTCGGCCATCATGGGTGTGTCGGTGGTGCGCGATTTTGAATGCCGCATCGATGCGTTGTTTTTTACAAAGCCCATACGCCGATGGGAGTTTTTGACGGGCCGTTACCTGGGGGCTATGCTCGTTCTGCTCGTTACGCTGGCTGCTATCCCGCTAGGGTTGATGCTGGGCGAGGTTGCTCCCTGGCGCAACGCCGACCGGTTATTACCTTTCAAGGCAGCCACCTACTGGCAGCCGTACTGGATGATTATCGTACCAAACGCACTGATCGTTGGCAGTATTTTCTTTACCGTCGGTGCGCTCAGCCGAAAAATGCTGGTTGTTTTTACGCAGGGCATGGTTTTTCTGATGCTTTACTTACTGTCTGGCACTCTGCTTTCCCAGATGGACCGGCGCGAAACGGCGGCTCTGCTCGACCCATTCGGTTTGCGGGCCGTCGGATATAGCACCCAGTACTGGTCCATCAGCCAGCAGAACAACCAGCTTCTGCCGCTATCGGATATGCTGCTTTGGAATCGGCTGTTGTGGGTGGGTATCGCCGGATTAGCATTGCTTGCCACATATCGGTTCTTCTCTTACCAACCGACGAACGGTCTGCTTAAACGGAAAAAGGAAACACAAAAGAGAGCTGATTTGAATGCCAGTGCGTTACGTCGACCGTTGGCGCAGGTTAGGCGTAGCTTCGGGCAGGGTGCCTGGTTTAGCAATCTTGGGCATTTGACCCTGTTCTATGCCAAAGTGGTGATGAAAGACCTTCCTTTTCTGGCGCTATGCATTGGCGGATTGGGCATGTTCCTTTTTTCGGCCCTCGATAATGCCGGTGGCTGGTACGGGTCCCGAACGCTACCCACCACCTATGTCATGCTGAGTAAAATGGGGTTATTCACGGGCCTGTTTCTGTTTATCCTGATGATTTTATACGTTGGCGACCTGATCTGGAAAGAGCGTGACGTACGGATCAACCTCATTAGTGATGCCTTGCCCGTGCCTAATTGGGTACCGCTGCTGAGTAAATACCTGGGACTGGGATTGGCGTTTTTCCTGATGATTACGCTGGCTGTCGGGTTGGGTATGCTCATGCAGGTCATTCGGGGAGGTGGTGCACTCATCGACTTGTCAGTTTATGCCAAGAGCCTTTATGGCGGTTCATTGCTGAGCCTGCTGACGTTTATGCTGCTGGGCTTTTTTATCCACACGCTGGTCAATAATAAGTTTGCCGGACATGCGCTGCTGGTGCTGTTTTTTGTAGCGTTGGGCGTTTTGTCATACCTCGGTATCGAACACCGGTTGCTTCTATTCGATTCCGCTTCTTTGGGAACGTATTCAGACATGAACGGCTATGGGCATCAGGTCGCTCCTTTCGCCTGGACAACGCTTTACTGGTCAGCGTTTGGGGCACTTCTCTTTGCCGGCGCGGTTGTGCTATCGGTGCGGGGATCGGAGGAGCTACTAAAATTGCGGCTGCTTATGGGCCGCCATCAGTTAACGCGTCCTGTGCTGACCGTTGGCCTAATGATGCTGGTTGTCTTTATCTCCAGTGGCTCCTATGTTTACTACAACACCAACGTACTGAATGAGTATAAAAATAGCAAAGCGGCTGAAGCTGAACTGAGTCGGTATGAGAAGACCCTGAAGAAGTTTGCCGACTTGCCCCAGCCACGTCTGACCCGTGTAACGATTAACGTCGATCTGTTTCCTGAAACCCGCGATTTTGCTGCAACGGGCTGGTATATTCTCAAAAACAAGACAGCGCGGCCCATTCCTGAAATTCATCTGCAAACCTATGATGCGGATGAAATGCAGGTGAAACAGCTACGGCTTTCGGTACCGAATCGGGTCGATGATCGATACGTAGCTGATTTCGCGTACCACATCTATCACCTCGACCGATCGCTGCAACCGGGAGACAGTGTACGGCTCGATTTCGATGTGCTCTACCGGACCAGAGGCTTCAAGAATGGCCGGGCCAATATCGACATTGTTCAGAATGGTACATTTTTTACCAACGATTACTTCCCGAGTATTGGCTACAATGAACGCTACGAGCTAAAAGACGACGATAAGCGAAAAGACAATGGCCTAAAGCCAACGGAACGGATGCGTGCGCAAAACGACCCGACAGGCCGACGGCAGAGCGTATTTGGGGATGATGCCGATCAGATTCGATTTGCCATGACCATCAGTACCACACCCGAACAAACCGCCATTGCACCCGGCTACCTCCGGAAAGAATGGACCAAAACAGGTCCTGATGGAAAGCCCCGACGGTACTTTAACTACCAAATGGACTCATCCATCGCTAACTTCTATTCCATTGTGTCGGCACATTACCTGGTCAAAAAGGAACAGTACGCCGGGTCGTCCGGGAAGCCGGTTAGTTTGGAAATCTATTATCATCCGGGGCATACCCATAACCTCGACCGCATGATGCGGGCCCTGAAGGCATCGCTGGATTATTACCAGGCTAATTACGGCCCCTTTCAGCACCGCCAGCTGCGCATCATGGAGTTCCCCCGGTATCGAGGCTATGCCCAATCGTTTGCCAACACGATTCCATTTGGTGAGGACATGGGCTTCGTGGCTGATATTGATGACACGAAGGACATCGATATGCCCTTTTTCGTAACAGCCCACGAAACCGCTCATCAGTGGTGGGGCCATCAGGTGACGGAAGCCAACGTGAAAGGCAGCGCCATGCTATCCGAATCCCTGGCCGAATACAGTGCACTGATGGTGATGAAACAGCACTATCCGAACGAGCGGATGCAGGCGTTTCTGGGCTATGAACTGGATTATTATCTGCGGGGTCGTCAGGCAGAAACCCGAAAAGAACAACCGCTCTCTCAATGCGAAAATCAGTCGTACATCCACTATAACAAAGGGGCGCTGGTACTTTATGCCTTGCAGGATCAACTGGGTGAGGGACCCATCAACCAGGCTTTGCAGAACTACCGTAACCGCTGGAATACGGCCCGAGTGGCTAAAACAGGCATATATCCCACAGCCGCCGACCTGACGGCTGAACTACGGGCCGTTACACCGGACAGTTTGCGAGGGCTACTGGATGACTGGGTCAATGCGATTACCCTGTATGAACTCAAAACCGACCAGGTAGCCGCCAAGCCAGTAGGAAAATCCTACGACGTAACCCTGACCGTGGACGCTCAAAAAGTACGTGCCGACAGTCTGGGCAACGAAACGCCCCGCCCCCTGAACGAGTGGATATGGGTAGGCGTGTATGCGCCAAAAGCAAAAGGAAATCAACCAGAAAAGCTATTGTATTACCAGCGGCACCACATCATGAAATCCAGGCAAACGATTACGGTGCGGGTTGATCAAAAGCCAGAACGGGCGGGTATTGACCCCCTCAATCTATTGATTGACCGGCATCCAAAAGATAACATCAAGAGCCTGGACTTATAA
- a CDS encoding LytR/AlgR family response regulator transcription factor, whose protein sequence is MALTLRCFIIDDEQPAQAVLEKFIRRVPFLELVGYSYNAVEALLAVQELKPDLILLDIEMPEMTGIEFLKSLNAPRPQVIMVTASPQYALEGFELDVLDYLLKPVAFDRFLRAINKAVTKLQPSVPLPGSPSASPATSTSRPVTETGQPTAESASFFLVKEDKKLIKVVPEEIIFVEAMKDYLVIHLPARTITTHMTMTKIEGMLPSAQFLRVNRSYIVRKGSIREIDGNLITTIDGKRVPIGVTYRESVWEAMKENLM, encoded by the coding sequence ATGGCGCTTACCCTGCGATGTTTTATCATTGATGATGAGCAACCAGCCCAGGCGGTACTGGAAAAGTTTATTCGACGGGTACCCTTTCTGGAGTTGGTTGGTTATAGCTATAATGCCGTAGAGGCACTTCTGGCTGTTCAGGAATTAAAACCTGATTTGATTCTGCTAGATATAGAAATGCCCGAAATGACAGGTATTGAGTTTTTGAAGTCTCTGAATGCGCCACGCCCTCAAGTTATTATGGTTACAGCTTCACCACAGTATGCCTTGGAAGGGTTCGAACTGGACGTACTTGATTACCTGCTGAAGCCGGTTGCGTTTGATCGCTTTTTAAGGGCAATCAATAAAGCAGTAACGAAATTACAGCCATCAGTTCCACTACCAGGTAGCCCATCGGCTTCGCCCGCTACCTCAACCAGCCGTCCAGTTACGGAGACCGGCCAGCCCACGGCGGAGTCGGCGAGTTTCTTTCTGGTAAAAGAAGATAAGAAACTAATTAAAGTGGTACCAGAAGAGATCATCTTTGTGGAGGCCATGAAAGATTATCTGGTTATTCATTTGCCCGCCCGGACCATCACGACTCACATGACCATGACGAAAATAGAAGGAATGCTGCCATCTGCGCAGTTTTTGCGCGTCAATCGGTCTTATATCGTTCGAAAAGGAAGTATCCGCGAAATTGACGGTAATCTCATTACCACAATCGATGGAAAACGCGTACCGATTGGGGTAACCTACCGGGAATCTGTATGGGAAGCGATGAAAGAAAACCTGATGTGA
- a CDS encoding sensor histidine kinase has protein sequence MGSDERKPDVKPAKRTLLDRLIARTSHLPLLARITLHAINILLIAGIDVGIVHLTVGNDWPVLIPLVGLLVSHNMLVFYGTVYWALPNFFYKRRLGWLTLISLLTFWGAYLLNRTAIFNVEPTLPKATQYITRIQSILGPAGIFGCFISLRVFLWNFAFTLVAPLIPLGIKIMQGTMIFRQKQFDLKRNRLLLDRDNTLLKMNFLKAQVSPHFLFNTLNSIYSRMIDVDDQGADLVLRLAELMRYNLYEANVARVPLGREMDYLKSYVILEQARHGHQLAVSFNSSAVPTPTGCLIAPLILSAFVENAFKHGIKSAAGGAYILIDAHLEKNVLRFVVENSLNRGLTITTARRAGGVGLANVHKRLDIQYAGRYTVTHDITDDYYRVVLQLELDAVSEKAGSDPTLAV, from the coding sequence ATGGGAAGCGATGAAAGAAAACCTGATGTGAAACCAGCGAAGCGTACCCTTCTTGATCGGCTCATTGCCCGGACGAGTCACCTACCTCTGCTAGCCCGTATTACGCTTCATGCAATTAACATTCTGCTGATTGCTGGTATTGACGTAGGTATCGTTCACTTAACTGTGGGAAACGACTGGCCCGTGCTTATTCCATTAGTTGGGCTGTTGGTCAGTCATAATATGCTCGTTTTTTACGGGACCGTGTACTGGGCGTTACCCAATTTTTTTTACAAACGCCGGTTGGGTTGGCTTACCTTAATTTCCCTGCTGACTTTCTGGGGGGCTTATCTGCTGAACCGAACGGCTATTTTCAATGTAGAGCCAACCTTGCCCAAAGCCACTCAATACATAACCCGGATTCAATCTATTTTAGGGCCAGCGGGTATCTTCGGCTGCTTTATATCGTTGCGGGTATTCCTCTGGAATTTTGCATTTACTCTTGTGGCTCCCCTCATTCCACTGGGTATCAAAATCATGCAGGGAACGATGATTTTCCGCCAGAAACAATTCGACCTGAAACGGAATCGGTTATTACTGGATCGGGACAACACCTTGTTGAAGATGAATTTTCTGAAAGCACAGGTTAGTCCCCATTTCTTGTTTAACACACTCAACAGCATCTACTCCCGAATGATTGACGTCGATGATCAGGGGGCTGATCTGGTGCTGAGGTTAGCCGAACTGATGCGCTACAATTTGTATGAAGCCAACGTGGCAAGGGTACCGCTGGGTAGGGAGATGGACTACCTGAAGAGTTATGTAATTTTGGAGCAGGCCCGGCATGGTCATCAACTGGCTGTATCGTTCAATTCGTCGGCCGTACCCACACCCACTGGTTGCCTGATTGCTCCGCTCATACTCAGCGCGTTCGTTGAAAATGCCTTCAAGCACGGCATTAAGTCGGCGGCTGGTGGGGCCTATATTCTTATTGATGCGCATCTGGAAAAAAACGTCCTGCGGTTTGTTGTCGAAAACAGCCTCAATAGGGGGCTAACCATCACCACTGCTCGCCGGGCAGGAGGAGTAGGGTTGGCTAACGTGCACAAGCGGCTGGATATTCAGTATGCTGGCCGGTATACGGTTACGCACGACATAACAGATGACTATTACCGGGTTGTCCTTCAGCTTGAACTGGACGCAGTGTCTGAAAAAGCCGGTTCCGACCCAACACTCGCTGTATGA
- a CDS encoding sensor histidine kinase, with translation MKFHSIRSILMRIVRRLVVWLLIGISIFAINGAYIRPDEQPIKNLVLIAMCGLVVLIYEVNVHWLFVRYLYNARWIPFLIGSVVLLGTVHTLTYSAYPLLQSAAHISESKIAAGTSTSSLFYWYRIHQLGILGWLYKWEAISLILLNPYFYASLFLLAALFRYYLSLGFDVRQTELTNLALNQENNLLELDLLKAQLNPHFLLNALNSIYVRVINADEQAANLVLRLAELMRYNLYETDATTVSLDQELNYIENYLQLEQARHGQRVEILFSSEGTHENLVIVPLILLAFVENAFKHGIGGQQQEAYVWVEAHIEQATTLVFTVQNSLATSQQRHFPDQKSGGIGLPNVRQRLSLLYPNAHQVDVEHSADSYSVTLTLQLASATVETPHS, from the coding sequence ATGAAATTCCACTCCATCCGTTCAATACTCATGCGAATTGTTCGTCGACTGGTGGTCTGGTTGCTGATCGGTATTAGTATATTCGCGATAAACGGTGCCTACATCCGTCCTGACGAACAGCCGATAAAAAACCTGGTTCTCATCGCTATGTGTGGCCTGGTTGTGCTTATTTACGAAGTCAATGTGCATTGGTTATTTGTACGTTACCTCTACAATGCGCGCTGGATTCCATTTTTAATTGGATCTGTTGTGCTGCTGGGAACGGTTCATACGCTAACCTATAGTGCCTATCCGCTACTACAATCGGCAGCCCACATAAGCGAATCGAAAATTGCTGCCGGTACGTCCACATCCTCTCTGTTTTACTGGTACCGGATTCATCAATTGGGCATACTGGGATGGTTGTATAAGTGGGAAGCCATTAGCCTTATTTTGCTAAATCCCTATTTTTATGCCAGTCTGTTTTTGTTAGCCGCTCTGTTCCGTTATTATTTATCGTTAGGCTTCGACGTTCGACAGACAGAACTGACCAATCTGGCGCTCAACCAGGAAAATAACCTGCTGGAACTCGATCTGCTCAAAGCGCAGTTAAATCCGCATTTCCTGCTAAACGCCCTTAACAGTATTTATGTCCGGGTAATTAATGCGGACGAGCAGGCGGCTAATCTGGTCCTTCGCCTGGCCGAGCTTATGCGATATAACCTCTATGAAACCGACGCCACGACCGTTTCGCTCGATCAGGAATTGAATTATATTGAAAACTACCTGCAACTGGAACAGGCAAGGCACGGGCAACGGGTCGAAATTCTTTTCAGCAGCGAGGGCACGCACGAAAACCTGGTCATTGTTCCGCTTATTCTACTGGCGTTTGTCGAAAACGCCTTTAAACACGGCATTGGCGGGCAACAGCAGGAAGCTTATGTGTGGGTCGAAGCGCATATAGAACAGGCGACTACGCTCGTCTTTACGGTTCAGAATAGTCTGGCGACGTCTCAACAACGGCATTTTCCCGATCAGAAATCAGGGGGAATTGGTCTCCCCAACGTCCGGCAGCGACTATCGTTGCTCTACCCCAATGCCCATCAGGTCGACGTAGAGCATTCCGCTGATAGCTACTCGGTTACGCTCACTCTTCAGCTGGCCTCAGCGACGGTTGAGACACCCCATTCATAA